In Rhodobacter xanthinilyticus, a single window of DNA contains:
- a CDS encoding response regulator yields the protein MSSKHVLLVEDEPHIAEAIRFILTRAGWQVSLEENGARALARIGAERPDAVILDLMLPGRSGLEILSALRGAPGGDVPVLMLSARGQGRDRDAALAAGATAFLAKPFANAAVLEALEAICAGAEARSA from the coding sequence ATGTCGTCAAAACATGTGCTTCTGGTCGAGGATGAGCCGCATATCGCCGAGGCGATCCGGTTCATCCTGACGCGCGCGGGCTGGCAGGTCTCGCTGGAGGAAAACGGCGCGCGGGCGCTGGCGCGGATCGGCGCCGAGCGGCCCGATGCGGTCATTCTCGATCTGATGTTGCCGGGCCGCTCGGGGCTCGAGATCCTGAGCGCGCTGCGCGGCGCGCCGGGCGGCGATGTGCCGGTGCTGATGCTCAGCGCGCGTGGCCAGGGGCGCGACCGCGACGCCGCGCTCGCCGCGGGCGCGACGGCGTTTCTCGCCAAGCCCTTTGCCAATGCCGCGGTGCTTGAGGCGCTCGAGGCGATTTGCGCGGGCGCCGAGGCGCGGAGCGCCTGA
- a CDS encoding flagellar motor switch protein FliM, producing the protein MTPERAVSQALAKVAEEQLSLPVQIKSCRETRMSLADLPEALEDLSLLAVIEGPGEGLGLVALPPVTLATLIEVQTMGRLGKGTPPARRPTRIDAAMVAEFIDGVLGAIEESLIEMEAVAWAGGFRYASFLDDPRPLGLLLEDIPYRVWKVSLGLGAGAEREGEFLWAVPAQGRGQRLRRFPGMGASPASEAAQDEAFARAQAEAEWAGKLESTVLGTHVTLDAVLHRATVPLSAVMGFRVGTEIPISMDALERLCLEAVGARKMARARLGQHKGFRAVRLSDEAEEGAEMEAPSLARPHLAPSEFSAGTSPFAGLAAEPHVPSGLGDPHSVAYDLPEGGFPAMDMGGLGGLSDEGAMPMGMALDGFDSAEGAGDLPPLKIGSGL; encoded by the coding sequence ATGACCCCTGAACGGGCGGTCAGCCAGGCGCTTGCGAAGGTCGCCGAGGAGCAGCTGTCGCTGCCGGTGCAGATCAAATCCTGCCGCGAAACCCGGATGAGCCTTGCGGATCTGCCCGAGGCGCTCGAGGATCTGTCGCTTCTGGCGGTGATCGAGGGGCCGGGCGAGGGGCTCGGGCTCGTCGCGCTGCCGCCGGTGACGCTGGCGACGCTGATCGAGGTGCAGACCATGGGGCGGCTTGGCAAGGGCACGCCGCCCGCGCGCCGCCCGACGCGGATCGACGCGGCGATGGTGGCGGAGTTCATCGACGGTGTGCTCGGCGCGATCGAGGAGTCGTTGATCGAGATGGAGGCGGTCGCCTGGGCGGGCGGGTTCCGCTACGCCTCGTTCCTCGATGATCCGCGTCCGCTCGGGCTGTTGCTCGAGGATATCCCCTATCGGGTCTGGAAAGTGTCGCTCGGGCTCGGCGCGGGGGCGGAGCGGGAGGGCGAGTTCCTCTGGGCGGTGCCCGCGCAGGGCCGCGGCCAGCGGCTGCGCCGCTTCCCCGGCATGGGCGCGAGCCCCGCGAGCGAGGCCGCGCAGGATGAAGCCTTTGCGCGCGCGCAGGCCGAGGCGGAATGGGCGGGCAAGCTCGAGAGCACGGTGCTCGGCACCCATGTCACGCTCGATGCGGTTCTGCACCGCGCCACGGTGCCGCTCTCGGCGGTGATGGGGTTTCGCGTCGGCACCGAGATCCCGATCTCGATGGATGCGCTCGAGCGGCTGTGCCTCGAGGCGGTGGGCGCGCGCAAGATGGCGCGCGCGCGGCTCGGCCAGCACAAGGGCTTTCGCGCGGTGCGGCTGAGCGATGAGGCGGAGGAGGGCGCCGAGATGGAGGCGCCGAGCCTTGCGCGCCCGCATCTCGCGCCGAGCGAGTTCAGCGCGGGCACGAGTCCCTTCGCCGGGCTCGCGGCGGAGCCGCATGTGCCGAGCGGGTTGGGCGATCCGCATTCGGTGGCCTATGACCTGCCCGAGGGCGGGTTCCCGGCGATGGATATGGGGGGCTTGGGCGGGCTCTCGGACGAGGGGGCGATGCCGATGGGCATGGCGCTCGACGGGTTTGACAGCGCCGAGGGCGCGGGCGATCTGCCGCCGCTCAAGATCGGGTCGGGGCTTTGA
- a CDS encoding ABC transporter permease, giving the protein MKLLMFALAFWLGASLFNSWLAARFSHRRWAQLFVPALFGVTLLVLWEGVVAGFAISPVILPAPSAIVARFAQSTALLWGDFAQTILKGALAGYLLGCGAAIVTAIVIDRSPFLQRGLMPVGNFVAALPIVGIAPILVMWFGFDWQSKAAVVVLMVFFPVLVNMVAGLKATDHLQRDLMKTYSASYRDTLFKLRLPAAMPFLFNGLKIATTLALIGAIVAEFFGSPTRGMGFRISTAVGQLDMPLVWSEIAVAALAGSGFFGAMALLERLVTFWHPSQRAR; this is encoded by the coding sequence ATGAAACTCCTGATGTTTGCCCTCGCGTTCTGGCTCGGTGCGAGCCTTTTCAACAGCTGGCTCGCGGCGCGGTTCTCGCACAGGCGCTGGGCGCAGCTCTTCGTGCCGGCGCTCTTCGGGGTGACGCTGCTCGTCCTGTGGGAGGGGGTGGTCGCGGGCTTTGCGATCAGCCCGGTGATCCTGCCCGCGCCCTCGGCCATCGTCGCGCGCTTTGCGCAAAGCACGGCGCTCCTGTGGGGCGATTTCGCCCAGACGATCCTGAAGGGCGCGCTTGCGGGCTATCTCCTCGGTTGCGGCGCGGCGATCGTGACCGCGATCGTGATCGACCGCTCGCCATTCCTGCAGCGCGGCCTGATGCCGGTGGGCAATTTCGTCGCCGCCCTGCCGATCGTCGGCATCGCGCCGATTCTGGTGATGTGGTTCGGTTTCGATTGGCAGTCGAAGGCGGCGGTGGTGGTCTTGATGGTGTTCTTCCCGGTGCTGGTGAACATGGTCGCGGGGCTGAAAGCCACCGATCATTTGCAGCGCGACCTGATGAAGACCTATTCGGCCAGCTACCGCGACACGCTGTTCAAGCTGCGCCTGCCGGCGGCGATGCCGTTTCTCTTCAACGGCTTGAAGATCGCCACCACGCTCGCGCTGATCGGGGCGATCGTTGCCGAATTTTTCGGCAGCCCGACGCGCGGCATGGGCTTTCGGATTTCGACCGCCGTCGGGCAGCTTGATATGCCGCTCGTCTGGTCGGAGATTGCGGTGGCGGCGCTCGCGGGCTCGGGGTTCTTCGGGGCGATGGCCCTGCTCGAAAGGCTCGTCACCTTCTGGCACCCGTCGCAACGGGCGCGATGA
- a CDS encoding ABC transporter permease, whose product MTPRILSARRRLWPRSGTARRAAAESLRRPIGSGGKGMRNLGPILTVVAAILVIWYGAAVKMNAKWVYDQAARAGAEVSTSQLLRETMAQERPVLPAPHQVAKGLWQGVAGQKITSKRSLVFHGWVTLSATLAGFALGAAAGLLLAIGIVHSRAMDMSVMPWAIASQTIPILAIAPMVIVVLASLGIKGLLPKAIIAAYLSFFPVLVGMVKGLRAPDAMQLDLMRTYNANRAETFWKLRLPSSMPYLFASLKVGIAAALVGTIVAELPAGATQGLGARLLSGSYYGQTIQIWAALFAAATLAAGLVVAVGAIERVVLRKMGMAA is encoded by the coding sequence ATGACGCCGAGGATCCTCTCGGCACGGCGGCGGTTGTGGCCACGGTCCGGGACCGCGCGACGGGCCGCGGCCGAGAGCTTGCGCCGACCTATCGGCTCGGGAGGTAAGGGGATGCGAAATCTGGGACCGATCCTGACCGTTGTCGCCGCGATCCTGGTGATCTGGTATGGCGCGGCGGTGAAGATGAACGCGAAATGGGTCTATGATCAGGCCGCGCGCGCGGGCGCCGAGGTCAGCACGAGCCAGCTTCTGCGCGAGACCATGGCGCAGGAGCGCCCGGTGCTGCCGGCGCCGCATCAGGTGGCCAAGGGGCTTTGGCAGGGCGTCGCGGGGCAGAAGATCACCTCGAAGCGCAGCCTCGTCTTCCACGGCTGGGTGACGCTGTCGGCGACGCTGGCGGGCTTTGCGCTCGGCGCGGCGGCGGGGCTCCTGCTCGCCATCGGCATCGTGCATTCGCGCGCGATGGACATGTCGGTGATGCCCTGGGCGATCGCGAGCCAGACGATCCCGATCCTTGCGATTGCGCCGATGGTGATCGTGGTGCTGGCCTCGCTCGGCATCAAGGGGCTGCTTCCGAAGGCGATCATCGCGGCTTACCTCAGCTTCTTCCCGGTGCTCGTCGGCATGGTGAAGGGCCTGCGCGCCCCCGATGCGATGCAGCTCGACCTGATGCGCACCTATAACGCCAACCGGGCCGAGACTTTCTGGAAGCTGCGCCTGCCCTCTTCGATGCCCTATCTCTTCGCCTCGCTGAAGGTCGGCATCGCGGCGGCGCTGGTCGGCACGATCGTGGCCGAGCTGCCTGCGGGCGCGACCCAGGGCCTCGGCGCGCGGCTCCTTTCGGGGAGCTATTACGGCCAGACGATCCAGATCTGGGCCGCGCTTTTCGCCGCCGCCACGCTCGCGGCGGGGCTCGTGGTCGCGGTCGGCGCGATCGAGCGGGTGGTCCTGCGCAAGATGGGGATGGCGGCATGA
- a CDS encoding ABC transporter substrate-binding protein gives MKKFLIGAALAALTAGSASAEEVKLQLKWVTQAQFAGYYVAQEKGFYDEEGLEVTIMPGGPDISPTQVMAGGGADVTVDWMPSALAAREKGLDLVNIAQPFKSSGMMLTCLKETGIKGPEDFKGKTLGVWFGGNEYPFLSWMATLGIPTDGSEGGVTVLKQGFNVDPLLQKQAACISTMTYNEYWQVIDAGLAPEDLVTFKYEDEGVATLEDGLYVMGDKLADPAFKAKMVKFVRASMKGWKYAEANPDEAAGIVLENDESGAQTETHQKRMMGEIAKLTAGSQGALDPADYERTVKILLGGGSDPVISKAPEGAYTLEITDEALK, from the coding sequence ATGAAGAAGTTTCTGATCGGGGCGGCGCTGGCGGCGCTGACGGCGGGTTCGGCGAGCGCCGAGGAGGTCAAGCTCCAGCTCAAATGGGTCACCCAGGCCCAGTTCGCGGGCTATTATGTGGCTCAGGAGAAGGGGTTTTACGACGAAGAGGGCCTCGAGGTGACGATCATGCCGGGCGGCCCGGATATCTCGCCCACGCAGGTGATGGCCGGCGGCGGCGCCGATGTCACCGTCGACTGGATGCCCTCGGCGCTCGCGGCGCGCGAGAAGGGGCTCGATCTGGTCAATATCGCCCAGCCCTTCAAGAGCTCGGGGATGATGCTGACCTGTCTGAAGGAAACCGGCATCAAGGGCCCGGAGGATTTCAAGGGCAAGACGCTCGGCGTGTGGTTTGGCGGCAATGAATATCCGTTCCTGAGCTGGATGGCGACGCTCGGGATCCCGACGGATGGCTCGGAGGGCGGTGTGACCGTGCTCAAACAGGGCTTCAACGTCGATCCGCTCCTGCAAAAACAGGCCGCCTGCATCTCGACCATGACCTATAACGAATATTGGCAGGTGATCGATGCGGGCCTCGCGCCCGAGGATCTCGTCACCTTCAAATATGAGGATGAGGGCGTGGCCACGCTCGAGGACGGGCTTTATGTGATGGGCGACAAGCTCGCCGATCCGGCCTTCAAGGCGAAGATGGTCAAATTCGTGCGCGCCTCGATGAAGGGCTGGAAATATGCCGAGGCGAACCCCGATGAGGCGGCCGGCATCGTGCTCGAGAACGACGAATCGGGCGCGCAGACCGAGACCCACCAGAAGCGCATGATGGGCGAGATCGCCAAGCTCACCGCGGGCTCGCAGGGCGCGCTCGATCCGGCCGATTATGAGCGCACCGTGAAGATCCTGCTCGGCGGCGGCTCGGACCCGGTGATCTCGAAGGCGCCGGAAGGGGCCTATACGCTTGAAATCACGGATGAAGCGCTGAAATAA
- a CDS encoding ATP-binding protein, which produces MPFDVLVAVSLIYVIVLFAVAFVAERRARQGRLMILHRPIVYPLSLSIYCTAWTFYGAVGYAARSGLEFATIYLGPTLVFVGWWWVLRKLVRIGRAQRVTSIADLISSRYGKSNLLGVIVTLMSVASSTPYIALQLQSVTLSFGVFSEPAPVGWGPAVWNLPDQSATALWIAAGLALFTILFGTRNLDANERHHGVVMAIALEAVVKLVALVAVGSFVVWGVADGPADVLARIDASPIAEWDLKPGRFAGLIFVSAAAVLTLPRMFQVLVVENVDERHLATASWAFPAYLLLMSLFVVPIAVVGLERLPPGANPDLFVLTLPLALDQGKLALLAFLGGFSSATSMVIVAAIALATMVSNHIVTPLWLALNRQGAREPGDIRGLVLFSRRVSIAAVLAMGYGYYRLSGGSTALAAIGLIAFVGAAQVLPALLGGMFWRGATRRGAAAGLVTGFAIWLYTLFLPSFGGGGLISTAVMQAGPFGLGWLRPQALFGIAGLDPLLHALFWSLLFNTLFFLIFSMTSFPGPMERLQGVAFVNVFEQTAGARSWLRGQAEAEDLLSMAQRILGPEEAQRFFQAQAAGQGKGGFLPDPTPDFLARLERQLAGSVGAATAHAMISQLTGGASVSVQDLIAVAGETAEIKEHTAALEAKSAELERTARALREANEKLTSLSVQKDAFLGQISHELRTPMTSIRAFSEILMEPDLPEPMRAQYAEIIFEEARRLTRLLDDLLDLSVLEHRKAQLSVSVANLHDLISRAVQAASSTRPERAFRLERDFPAEHMPVFTDTDRLVQVFINLVSNARKYCDAERPVLRIEVKRRGGRVQIDFIDNGKGIPKQSQSLIFEKFARLTDTSRAGGAGLGLAICREIMANLGGTIDYLPGQGGAAFRVSLPLRREAGEGATG; this is translated from the coding sequence ATGCCCTTTGACGTGCTGGTGGCGGTCAGCCTGATCTATGTGATCGTGCTGTTCGCGGTCGCCTTCGTGGCCGAGCGGCGCGCGCGTCAGGGCCGGCTGATGATCCTGCATCGCCCGATCGTCTACCCGCTCTCGCTCTCGATCTATTGCACCGCCTGGACCTTTTACGGCGCGGTGGGCTACGCCGCGCGCTCCGGCCTCGAATTCGCGACGATCTACCTCGGCCCGACGCTGGTCTTCGTCGGCTGGTGGTGGGTCTTGCGCAAGCTCGTGCGCATCGGCCGGGCGCAGCGCGTCACCTCGATCGCGGACCTGATCTCCTCGCGCTATGGCAAATCGAACCTGCTTGGCGTCATCGTCACCTTGATGTCGGTGGCCTCCTCGACGCCCTATATCGCGCTGCAATTGCAATCGGTGACGCTGTCCTTCGGCGTCTTCTCCGAGCCCGCGCCGGTCGGCTGGGGCCCGGCGGTCTGGAACCTGCCCGATCAAAGCGCCACCGCGCTCTGGATCGCGGCGGGGCTGGCGCTCTTCACGATCCTCTTCGGCACCCGCAACCTCGACGCCAATGAGCGCCACCACGGCGTCGTCATGGCGATCGCGCTCGAGGCGGTGGTGAAGCTCGTCGCGCTCGTCGCGGTGGGCTCCTTCGTGGTCTGGGGGGTGGCGGACGGGCCCGCCGATGTGCTCGCCCGCATCGACGCCTCGCCGATCGCGGAATGGGATCTCAAACCGGGCCGCTTTGCCGGGCTGATCTTCGTCTCGGCCGCCGCGGTGCTGACGCTGCCGCGGATGTTTCAGGTGCTCGTCGTCGAAAATGTCGATGAGCGCCACCTCGCCACCGCGAGCTGGGCCTTTCCGGCCTATCTGCTGCTGATGAGCCTGTTTGTCGTGCCGATCGCGGTGGTCGGGCTCGAGCGCCTGCCGCCGGGCGCCAACCCCGACCTTTTCGTGCTGACCCTGCCGCTCGCGCTCGATCAGGGCAAGCTCGCGCTGCTGGCGTTCCTCGGCGGGTTTTCCTCGGCCACCTCGATGGTGATCGTCGCCGCGATCGCGCTGGCGACGATGGTGTCGAACCATATCGTCACGCCGCTCTGGCTCGCGCTGAACCGCCAGGGCGCGCGCGAGCCGGGCGATATCCGCGGCCTCGTGCTCTTCTCGCGGCGCGTCTCGATCGCGGCGGTGCTGGCGATGGGCTATGGCTATTACCGGCTCTCGGGCGGATCGACGGCGCTCGCGGCGATCGGGCTGATTGCCTTCGTCGGCGCGGCGCAGGTGCTGCCGGCGCTTCTGGGGGGGATGTTCTGGCGCGGCGCCACCCGGCGCGGCGCGGCGGCGGGGCTCGTCACCGGCTTTGCGATCTGGCTCTATACGCTCTTTCTGCCCTCCTTCGGCGGCGGCGGGCTGATCTCGACGGCGGTGATGCAGGCGGGGCCCTTCGGGCTTGGCTGGCTGCGCCCGCAGGCGCTTTTCGGCATCGCGGGGCTCGACCCGCTGCTCCATGCGCTCTTCTGGTCGCTCCTTTTCAACACGCTCTTCTTCCTCATCTTCTCGATGACCTCCTTCCCCGGCCCGATGGAGCGGCTGCAAGGCGTCGCCTTCGTCAATGTCTTCGAGCAGACCGCGGGGGCGCGGTCGTGGCTGCGCGGTCAGGCCGAGGCCGAGGATCTGCTCTCGATGGCGCAACGGATCCTCGGCCCCGAGGAGGCGCAGCGCTTCTTTCAGGCGCAGGCCGCGGGGCAGGGCAAGGGCGGCTTCCTGCCCGACCCGACGCCTGATTTCCTCGCCCGCCTCGAGCGCCAGCTCGCCGGCTCCGTCGGCGCCGCGACCGCCCATGCGATGATCTCGCAGCTCACCGGCGGCGCCTCGGTCTCGGTGCAGGATCTGATCGCGGTTGCCGGCGAAACCGCCGAGATCAAGGAACATACCGCCGCGCTCGAGGCGAAATCGGCCGAGCTCGAGCGCACCGCGCGGGCGCTGCGCGAGGCCAATGAGAAGCTCACCTCGCTCTCGGTGCAAAAGGATGCCTTCCTCGGCCAGATCAGCCATGAGCTGCGCACGCCGATGACCTCGATCCGGGCGTTTTCCGAGATCCTGATGGAGCCCGACCTGCCCGAGCCGATGCGCGCCCAATATGCCGAGATCATCTTCGAGGAGGCGCGGCGGCTGACCCGGCTGCTTGACGATCTGCTCGATCTGAGCGTGCTCGAACACCGCAAGGCGCAGCTCTCGGTCTCGGTGGCGAACCTGCATGACCTGATCTCGCGGGCGGTGCAGGCGGCCTCCTCGACCCGCCCCGAACGCGCCTTCCGCCTCGAGCGCGATTTCCCCGCCGAGCATATGCCGGTCTTCACCGATACCGACCGGCTCGTGCAGGTGTTCATCAACCTCGTCTCGAACGCGCGCAAATATTGCGACGCCGAGCGGCCGGTGCTGCGCATCGAGGTGAAGCGCCGGGGCGGCCGCGTGCAGATCGACTTCATCGACAACGGCAAGGGGATTCCCAAGCAATCCCAATCGCTTATCTTCGAGAAATTCGCCCGCCTGACGGATACCTCGCGCGCCGGCGGGGCGGGGCTCGGGCTCGCGATCTGCCGCGAGATCATGGCCAATCTGGGCGGCACGATCGATTATCTGCCCGGCCAGGGGGGGGCGGCCTTCCGCGTCAGCCTGCCCTTGCGGCGCGAGGCGGGTGAGGGCGCCACAGGGTAA
- a CDS encoding TraR/DksA family transcriptional regulator: protein MKTLDMRKAELEARRAQLVARLEQVSEELEVEEPKDWEDLATEREGDEVLEDLGATARHEIRMIDAALARMAAGEYGYCVVCGAQISEARLDVVPATPFCRHHAARH from the coding sequence ATGAAAACGCTTGATATGCGCAAGGCGGAGCTTGAGGCGCGGCGCGCGCAACTGGTGGCGCGGCTCGAGCAGGTGAGCGAGGAGCTCGAGGTGGAGGAGCCCAAGGATTGGGAGGATCTCGCGACCGAGCGGGAGGGCGACGAGGTGCTCGAGGATCTCGGCGCGACCGCGCGCCACGAGATCCGGATGATCGACGCGGCGCTCGCGCGGATGGCGGCGGGCGAGTATGGCTATTGTGTCGTCTGCGGCGCGCAGATCTCCGAGGCGCGGCTCGATGTGGTGCCCGCGACGCCCTTCTGCCGGCATCACGCTGCGCGGCATTGA
- a CDS encoding DUF6691 family protein, with protein sequence MRYLSAFVAGGLFGAGLLVAGMVDTTRVQGWLDVFGRWDPTLAFVMAAAVGVMVPVWWLAARRERSALGLPMPGDFPKLVDRNLVLGSLLFGAGWGLAGLCPGPAMGALSFGGWPVALFVAAMIAGMWLAVPARALLARLDGARTENDA encoded by the coding sequence ATGCGGTATCTGAGCGCTTTCGTGGCGGGGGGCCTGTTTGGCGCGGGGCTTCTGGTCGCGGGCATGGTCGATACCACCAGGGTGCAGGGTTGGCTCGATGTCTTCGGGCGCTGGGATCCGACGCTCGCCTTCGTGATGGCGGCGGCGGTGGGGGTGATGGTGCCGGTCTGGTGGCTCGCGGCGCGACGCGAGCGCTCCGCGCTCGGCCTGCCGATGCCGGGGGATTTCCCGAAACTGGTGGATCGCAACCTCGTGCTCGGCTCGCTCCTCTTCGGCGCGGGCTGGGGGCTCGCGGGGCTCTGCCCGGGCCCGGCGATGGGCGCGCTGAGCTTCGGCGGCTGGCCGGTTGCCCTCTTCGTGGCGGCGATGATCGCGGGGATGTGGCTCGCGGTGCCGGCGCGCGCGCTTCTCGCCCGGCTCGACGGGGCGCGCACCGAAAACGACGCCTGA
- a CDS encoding enoyl-CoA hydratase/isomerase family protein, which yields MARRVKLQRREGVAWLTLPGGGEAGFDAELRASLGGALELALAEPGLKAVILRAGEGGWPVSREPGADYAEDEAPAMRALADRVAFAPVPVVALLTGKVSGGGMALAQAARLRLALTGTQFAAPEFRFGLIPAAGGFVRLARRAGAGAALRFLTAPREFNSPEAMAIGLCDAQASAGTLEGAALGAALNAFEGGAELPFAARDAALADPAGYLAGLEAARAGAPGGFLAPIAARAAEVAEAALLLPEDEAVSFEAVAYTDMAAQELPAALRWQARAWRAAAELPGGWRVRRSAGRSRSGISPRASRRSCSAWAMSCGSA from the coding sequence ATGGCACGACGGGTGAAGCTGCAGCGGCGCGAGGGCGTGGCGTGGCTCACGCTGCCCGGCGGCGGCGAGGCGGGGTTCGATGCGGAGCTGCGCGCGAGCCTGGGCGGCGCGCTGGAGCTTGCGCTGGCCGAGCCCGGGCTGAAGGCGGTGATCTTGCGCGCGGGCGAGGGCGGCTGGCCGGTCTCGCGCGAGCCGGGGGCCGATTATGCCGAGGACGAGGCGCCCGCGATGCGCGCTCTCGCTGATCGGGTGGCCTTTGCGCCGGTGCCGGTGGTGGCGCTTTTGACGGGCAAGGTTTCGGGCGGCGGCATGGCGCTGGCGCAGGCGGCGCGGCTGCGGCTCGCGCTCACCGGCACGCAATTCGCCGCGCCGGAGTTCCGCTTCGGGCTGATCCCGGCGGCGGGGGGCTTTGTGCGGCTGGCGCGGCGGGCCGGGGCGGGGGCGGCGCTGCGGTTTCTGACCGCGCCGCGCGAGTTCAATTCGCCCGAGGCGATGGCGATCGGGCTTTGTGACGCGCAGGCCTCGGCGGGCACGTTGGAGGGGGCGGCGCTCGGCGCGGCGCTCAACGCCTTCGAGGGGGGGGCGGAGCTGCCCTTCGCGGCGCGCGATGCGGCGCTGGCGGATCCCGCGGGCTATCTGGCGGGGCTCGAGGCGGCGCGGGCCGGGGCGCCGGGCGGGTTCCTCGCGCCGATCGCGGCGCGGGCGGCCGAGGTGGCGGAGGCGGCGCTCTTGCTGCCCGAGGATGAGGCGGTGTCTTTCGAGGCGGTGGCCTATACCGATATGGCCGCGCAGGAATTGCCCGCGGCGCTGCGCTGGCAGGCGCGGGCCTGGCGGGCGGCGGCCGAGCTGCCCGGGGGGTGGCGGGTGCGCCGCTCGGCGGGCCGGTCGCGCTCTGGAATCAGCCCGAGGGCTTCGCGGCGGAGCTGCTCGGCATGGGCCATGAGCTGCGGTTCGGCTTGA
- a CDS encoding YeeE/YedE family protein, whose protein sequence is MHQDWIWGLVGGAMIGAAAALYLLVNGRVLGASGILGGLVDNSGRKSRAERIAFLAGLVAVPPLLVPLYRVVDTHASTNPAILIAAGLLVGLGTRLANGCTSGHGVCGISRFSLRGITATAFYLIGGGLALVVARHLLGWI, encoded by the coding sequence ATGCATCAGGACTGGATCTGGGGCCTTGTCGGCGGCGCGATGATCGGCGCGGCCGCGGCGCTCTATCTGCTCGTCAACGGCCGGGTTTTGGGCGCCAGCGGCATTCTCGGCGGGCTCGTCGACAATTCGGGGCGCAAGAGCCGCGCCGAGCGGATCGCCTTTCTCGCCGGCCTCGTCGCGGTGCCGCCGCTGCTCGTGCCGCTCTACCGCGTCGTCGATACCCATGCGAGCACCAATCCCGCGATCCTGATCGCGGCGGGGCTGCTCGTCGGGCTCGGCACGCGGCTCGCCAATGGCTGCACCTCGGGGCACGGGGTGTGCGGGATCTCGCGGTTTTCGCTGCGCGGCATCACGGCAACGGCGTTTTACCTGATCGGCGGCGGGCTCGCGCTCGTGGTCGCGCGGCATCTTCTGGGGTGGATCTGA
- a CDS encoding helix-turn-helix transcriptional regulator gives MARSALTGTRIRERRTAIRMKQADLARLSGISPAYLNLIEHNRRRVGEALMIQIAGALGVAPEALSEGAEGMLFEGLREAAASAEIEGGARGASPPEIERIEEFVGRFPGWAGVLAGRQARVGALERVVESYSERMAQDPFLLASLHEVLSAVTSLRSTAAILVETEDIEPEWRARFLRTIQEESLRLSDTAEALVGYLDEIEEAETGLSSPQEQVEAWLTGRRWHLEELERPDPPPAETLIEGVAELASGAARKLALAHIARAAADAALLPLAPFAAALARHGADPGRLAAEFAAPLGAVFRRLATLPAGIEGAPAAGLVACDGSGTLTFRRPAPGFALPRFGAACPLWPLYEALTRPMQPIRAVVDMAGRLPQRFLTYAFCEPRQPGGFDGPVLMEAMMLILPGPRAAPGDARAVGSSCRICPRGACPGRREPSILAES, from the coding sequence GTGGCCAGATCCGCCCTGACCGGCACCCGTATCCGCGAGCGGCGCACCGCGATCCGGATGAAACAGGCCGATCTGGCGCGCCTCTCGGGGATCTCGCCGGCCTATCTCAACCTGATCGAGCACAACCGCCGCCGGGTTGGCGAGGCGCTGATGATCCAGATCGCCGGCGCGCTCGGCGTGGCGCCCGAGGCGCTCTCCGAGGGCGCGGAGGGGATGCTTTTCGAGGGGCTGCGCGAGGCCGCAGCCAGCGCCGAGATCGAGGGGGGCGCGCGCGGCGCAAGCCCGCCCGAGATCGAGCGGATCGAGGAATTCGTCGGCCGTTTCCCGGGCTGGGCGGGGGTGCTTGCCGGCCGTCAGGCGCGCGTCGGCGCGCTCGAGCGGGTCGTCGAGAGCTATTCCGAGCGGATGGCGCAGGACCCGTTCCTGCTCGCCTCGCTCCATGAGGTGCTCTCGGCGGTGACCAGCCTGCGCTCGACGGCGGCGATTCTCGTCGAGACCGAGGATATCGAGCCCGAATGGCGCGCGCGGTTTCTGCGCACGATCCAGGAGGAGAGCCTGCGGCTTTCCGATACCGCCGAGGCGCTGGTCGGCTATCTCGACGAGATCGAGGAGGCCGAGACCGGGCTGAGCTCGCCGCAGGAGCAGGTCGAGGCCTGGCTGACCGGGCGCCGGTGGCATCTCGAGGAGCTCGAGCGCCCCGATCCGCCGCCTGCCGAGACGCTGATCGAGGGGGTGGCGGAGCTCGCCTCGGGGGCGGCGCGCAAGCTCGCGCTCGCCCATATCGCGCGCGCGGCGGCCGATGCGGCGCTTCTGCCGCTCGCGCCCTTTGCCGCGGCGCTCGCCCGTCATGGCGCCGATCCGGGCCGGCTCGCGGCGGAATTCGCCGCGCCGCTCGGCGCGGTTTTCCGCCGCCTCGCGACGCTGCCTGCGGGCATCGAGGGCGCGCCCGCGGCCGGGCTTGTCGCCTGCGACGGCTCGGGCACGCTGACCTTCCGCCGCCCCGCGCCGGGCTTTGCGCTGCCGCGCTTTGGTGCGGCTTGCCCGCTCTGGCCGCTTTACGAGGCGCTCACCCGCCCGATGCAGCCGATCCGCGCGGTGGTCGACATGGCCGGGCGCCTGCCGCAGCGCTTCCTGACCTACGCCTTTTGCGAGCCGCGCCAGCCCGGCGGCTTTGACGGGCCGGTGCTGATGGAGGCGATGATGCTGATCCTGCCCGGCCCGCGCGCGGCGCCGGGGGATGCGCGCGCGGTGGGTTCGTCGTGCCGGATCTGCCCGCGCGGGGCCTGCCCGGGGCGGCGCGAGCCCTCGATCCTTGCGGAAAGCTGA